The DNA window ACTAGAATTTTCATTTATTGCAAAAAGTAATACTCATCAATTTTAATAAGTAAATTCAACGTAAATATATAAAATATAAATCTTTAAATAAAGAATATTGAACTTTTATGAATTATAGAAACATAAATTCATAGGTAATTTAATAAATCTGAAATATTGAAACTATGGCGTGAAGTTCCTAAATTGACTGTAAATCAACATTCAATTCAAGAAACATTATTATCCATATAATATGATATTTATTCTAAGTGTATTAACCAAAGCATGCTCCTAAAAAAATATTTATTTGCAGTATTTTATTTGCTACTTCTAAGGCACTAGGAAGCAAGGTAACTTTGTCTGTTAATACTGTTACATAGTCGCCTTTTGCCAACTTTATTGCAAATGAAAAATTGTCAGCCATTGCTAAATGACCTCCAGTCCAAAAGTACTTAAATCTTGGATCGTTGAGAAATTCGGAATAAACTGGTTTTGCTGATTGGTATTGGCTATTATCAGAAATGATTACCTCAAAATTTTCAAAGGTTTG is part of the Candidatus Vicinibacter affinis genome and encodes:
- a CDS encoding glycosyltransferase family 2 protein translates to MNPKFSIVYPTKDRPDYLYYCLKSAKLQTFENFEVIISDNSQYQSAKPVYSEFLNDPRFKYFWTGGHLAMADNFSFAIKLAKGDYVTVLTDKVTLLPSALEVANKILQINIFLGACFG